AAACCCCGTCTCTCTGACGGAGTCCAGCCGCCTCCACGAGGTGCAGAAGTACCTGACGCTTGACGGCCATTTTTACAGCCCCTTCGTCCTCATCGCCAACGGCGGCCTCTTCAAGAAACTTACGCCCGCGCAGCAGCAGATCGTCCGCGACGGCGCAAAGGCCTGGAGCGAGAGACAGCGTGTATTCAACACCGCAGACGAAAAGAGATCCCTCGAAGTCATGGCTAAGGACGGCGTACAGATCACGGAGCTGTCGCCGGCGGAGCTGGCGGAATTCCAGAAGGTCACCCAGGCCGGCTCTCTCCCGCTCATAGAGAAGGAGATCGGCAAGGATTTCCTTAAAAAGGTAATGAACGCTGCCTCCGAAGCGGGTAAATAAAAGAACAGGGGGCGGCGGGCCTTAAGCCGCCCCCTCTCTTATAGTAGTGAGAGGAGCGAAATTATATGGATTTTTTACGAAAGATCGATGAGAAGTTAATGAAGATAGAGGAATGTATCGTGGCTGTATTGCTCTTTATCATGACAATCGCGATATTTGTCGCCGTGGTGGAGCGCTTCGTCATCCAGCTAGGGCTTACGTGGGTCGAAGAGTTTGCCCGTTATCTGAGCGTCTGGGCCGCCTTTGTCGGCGCCGGCCTCGCGGTGAAAAAGGGCGCTCATATCGGCATAGAGGCCTTTGTGCAGATACTTCCCAAGAGGGCGCAGAAGATCGACACTCTCGCCGTCGACATCGTGGGCATCCTCTTTTCCGTGATCGTCACCTGGATAGGGGTCGGCTTCATCTTCAAGCTCTCCGCCGCGGGGACCGTCTCTCCGGCGCTGGGCGTGCCGATCACCTGGGCGTACGCCGCGGTCCCCTTCGGCTGCGCGCTGATGGCGGCGCATTACCTCATAAAGTTCCTGGTAGGCCTCTCTGACCTTATATCGGGACGCGGCGAAACAGAAACAGAGGCGGTGTGATCATGGTCGTACAGGTACTCTCCTTCGCTCTGGCAATACTCTGCATCATGAACGTCCCTATCGCCATCTGTCTCGGCGCGGCCTCCTTCCTCGCCCTCTATATGGACGGCAGCGTGCCGCTGCTTCTGCTGGTGCAGAGGATGTTCACCGGCACCGACTCCTTTACCCTTTTGGCGATCCCCCTGTTTATGATCGCCGGAAGGCTCATGGAATGGGGCGGAATATCGAAGAGGCTGATAGACCTCTCGATGAACGTCGTGGGCGGCATGTACGGCGGACTGGCAAACGTCTCGATCCTCGCCTGCATGTTTTTTGCCGCCATCTCCGGCTCCGCGCCGGCGACGGTGGTGGCGATAGGCTCCATCATGGTACCGGCGATGCTTAAAGAGGGTTACGGAAAGGCCTTCTCCGTCGCCATACTGGCCGCCGCGGGAATAATCGGCGTCATCATCCCGCCGAGCATCCTCTTTGTCTCATACGGGGTCTCTATCGGCGCCTCCATCGGCAAGCTCTTCATCGCGGGCATCATCCCCGGCGTCATAATGGGGCTCTCCCTGATGCTGTTCTGCTATATAGTGTCGAGGATAAACGGCTGGAAGAGCAGCGTGAAGCCCACCTTCCGCGGATTCCTCTCCTCTTTGAGAAAATCTATCTGGGGCCTTCTCATGCCGATAATAATTCTCGGCGGGATCTACGGCGGGATATTCACCCCCACGGAGTCGGCCGCCGTCGCCTGTATCTACAGCCTCTTCGTCGGCTTCTTCGTATACAAAGAACTTAACGTGAAAAATACCTA
This window of the Cloacibacillus sp. genome carries:
- a CDS encoding TRAP transporter small permease, which translates into the protein MDFLRKIDEKLMKIEECIVAVLLFIMTIAIFVAVVERFVIQLGLTWVEEFARYLSVWAAFVGAGLAVKKGAHIGIEAFVQILPKRAQKIDTLAVDIVGILFSVIVTWIGVGFIFKLSAAGTVSPALGVPITWAYAAVPFGCALMAAHYLIKFLVGLSDLISGRGETETEAV
- a CDS encoding TRAP transporter large permease, whose product is MVVQVLSFALAILCIMNVPIAICLGAASFLALYMDGSVPLLLLVQRMFTGTDSFTLLAIPLFMIAGRLMEWGGISKRLIDLSMNVVGGMYGGLANVSILACMFFAAISGSAPATVVAIGSIMVPAMLKEGYGKAFSVAILAAAGIIGVIIPPSILFVSYGVSIGASIGKLFIAGIIPGVIMGLSLMLFCYIVSRINGWKSSVKPTFRGFLSSLRKSIWGLLMPIIILGGIYGGIFTPTESAAVACIYSLFVGFFVYKELNVKNTYISFYEAGTTSAMVLLIIATATAMGWILTTEQVPLRIAEALSSLAQSRYSLLLFLNIMLLVTGCLMEPNAAIIILGPIFLPLLQQANIDLIHFGVVMVVNMAIGMLTPPLGVNLFVAQSLQKDIPIKSIISAVTPMIIVLLVNLMLFTYIPAISTVLLKYFA